GATCTACCGGAAAAAGCCACGGATCCTGGGGGTCTCGACGAATATTTGGAATATAACTGAATCTTTGGAGTTGGTCGATCGGTTAAAGAAAGTACGGCCGGAGACGGTGGTGATTCTGGGCGGGCCCGAAGCCACCGCTGATTACGCCGCCATTCTTCAGCGGCCGGGGGCACCCGATTTTATTGTCCTGGGGGAAGGCGAAGAAACCCTCCGCCAGCTCCTGCTCCAACTGGAAAAGGGACAAGCCGACTTTTCCAGCATCGCCGGGTTAGCCTGGTGCCAAGGGGGAAAGGTGCTCCGGACCCCGGACCGGCCCCCCGTCGACCTGGCGGCGATCCCCTTTCCCTATCCCGATCTGTCCGCCTTTCGCCACCGGATCCTTTACTACGAAGCTTCCCGGGGTTGCCCCTTCCGCTGCACCTACTGCCTGTCGGGCTGGGAAGAGGCCAACCTCAGGACTTTACCGCTGGAGCGGGTCAAAACCGATTTGAAAAAATTCATTACGGCGGGCGTCCGGACCGTAAAACTGATCGACCGGACCTTCAACCTGGACCGGGCACGGGCGGCCGCCGTCCTCCAGTTTTTGCTGGAGCAGGAGGGCGAGACGGAGTTTCATTTTGAACTGGTGGGTGAGCTTTTGGATGAAGAACTGATCCGGCTCCTGAAGGCCGCTCCGTCCGGGCGTTTCCGGGTGGAGATTGGTGTCCAGTCCACCTGTGGCGCTGCCCTGAAGGCGGTCCGGCGTTATTATAATTTAGCTGCCTTGCAAGCCAACTGTTTGGCCCTGACCGCCAAGGATGAGGGGTTAGAGCAGCCCCGCCCCCTTGTGCACCTGGATCTGATCGCCGGGCTCCCTTACGAAGATCTGGCGACCTTTGGCCGTTCTTTCGACTGGACATTCCGCTTGCGTCCCGACGAATTACAACTGGGCTTTCTGAAGCTGCTGAAGGGTTCGCCCCTCCGGGAACAGGCCAAGGAGTACGGCTATGCCTTTACCGCAACGCCTCCTTACGAGATCCTCCGGAACAAATGGCTTTCCTATGAAGACCTCTTGGTACTGAAAGGCGTGGAGGAGATGGTTGAGAAATTTTTTAATTCGCGCCATTT
This is a stretch of genomic DNA from Capillibacterium thermochitinicola. It encodes these proteins:
- a CDS encoding B12-binding domain-containing radical SAM protein, translating into MILLTTLNAHYVHTALALYSLQAYCRKDLPDLQVVEFNINQNLDWILGEIYRKKPRILGVSTNIWNITESLELVDRLKKVRPETVVILGGPEATADYAAILQRPGAPDFIVLGEGEETLRQLLLQLEKGQADFSSIAGLAWCQGGKVLRTPDRPPVDLAAIPFPYPDLSAFRHRILYYEASRGCPFRCTYCLSGWEEANLRTLPLERVKTDLKKFITAGVRTVKLIDRTFNLDRARAAAVLQFLLEQEGETEFHFELVGELLDEELIRLLKAAPSGRFRVEIGVQSTCGAALKAVRRYYNLAALQANCLALTAKDEGLEQPRPLVHLDLIAGLPYEDLATFGRSFDWTFRLRPDELQLGFLKLLKGSPLREQAKEYGYAFTATPPYEILRNKWLSYEDLLVLKGVEEMVEKFFNSRHFRYTLAYLFRDETLSPWAFFVALARFGQAQGFSGHARTQTALYDGLWRFLTGEFVAITGQKLWPEEHLRSLLTFDYYLSGTGGAAPAWLLPQATGLREAVKELLNDPVQKVVPLPPDRPVSEVRRRMLVFNFGLDPATGEEGRCPILIYRPAQGRPVWFRLPSTLVAAEAVPIQVASQSGGESDE